One Ranitomeya variabilis isolate aRanVar5 chromosome 5, aRanVar5.hap1, whole genome shotgun sequence DNA window includes the following coding sequences:
- the COPS6 gene encoding COP9 signalosome complex subunit 6, whose product MASAAAANGNGMEVDGAVAPAVMAQGVTGSVAVALHPLVILNISDHWIRMRSQEGRPVQVIGALIGKQEGRNIEVMNSFELLSQINDEKITINKEYYYTKEEQFKQVFKEMEFLGWYTTGGPPDPSDIHVHKQVCEIIESPLFLKLNPMTKHTDLPVSVYESVIDIVNGEATMLLAELPYTLATEEAERIGVDHVARMTATGSGENSTVAEHLIAQHSAIKMLHSRVRLILEYVKAAEAGEVPFNHEILREASALCHCLPVLSTDKFKTDFYDQCNDVGLMSYLGTITKTCNTMNQFVNKFNILYDRQGIGRRMRGLFF is encoded by the exons TTGCCCCCGCGGTGATGGCTCAGGGGGTCACCGGCAGTGTGGCTGTGGCTCTTCACCCCTTGGTGATCCTGAATATCTCTGACCACTGGATCCGGATGAGGTCCCAGGAGGGCCGCCCCGTGCAGG TGATCGGGGCGCTCATCGGGAAGCAGGAAGGACGGAACATCGAGGTGATGAACTCGTTCGAGCTTCTGTCCCAGATCAACGATGAGAAGATCACCATCAACAAGGAATACTACTACACCAAGGAGGAGCAGT TTAAACAGGTGTTTAAGGAAATGGAGTTCCTGGGCTGGTACACGACGGGAGGTCCCCCCGACCCCTCCGATATTCACGTACACAAACAG GTGTGTGAGATCATCGAGTCTCCGCTCTTCCTGAAGCTGAACCCTATGACGAAGCATACAGAC CTCCCAGTCAGCGTGTACGAGTCGGTGATTGACATCGTGAATGGAGAG GCCACCATGTTGTTGGCGGAGCTCCCGTACACCCTCGCCACCGAAGAAGCGGAAAGAATTGGCGTGGATCACGTCGCACGTATGACGGCCACCGGCAGCGGAGAAAACTCCACAG TGGCAGAACATCTCATCGCCCAGCACAGCGCCATCAAGATGCTGCACAGCAGAGTGCGGCTCATCCTGGAGTACGTGAAGGCGGCGGAGGCAG GGGAGGTCCCGTTTAACCATGAGATCCTGCGGGAAGCCTCCGCGCTCTGCCACTGCCTCCCCGTCCTCAGCACCGACAAGTTCAAGACAGATTTCTATGAT CAATGTAACGACGTGGGCTTGATGTCTTACCTGGGCACCATCACCAAGACCTGCAACACCATGAACCAGTTCGTCAATAAATTCAACATCCTGTACGACCGGCAGGGGATCGGCCGGAGGATGAGGGGCCTCTTCTTCTGA